In a single window of the Anaerocolumna cellulosilytica genome:
- a CDS encoding beta-galactosidase: protein MVNNMYYGVSYYPEHKTKEELTHDMNLLKESGINTVRMGEFAWCRFEPIEGEYYFEWLDEVVEELGKCGIKTIVCTPTACPPAWLVEKHPDLLYMDNRGIRRPFGGRRHYCYNHKAYREYSRRIAEEIGKHYGQNPYVAGFQLDNEPAQEGTGRCTCPVCREKFRNWLMVKYKTIEAFNQRSGGIFWSQEYNSFQQINPPVNTIEVGAMQSINAFYENPTIRLEFERFSSDSQIEYQDIQTEILRAYTALPITTNGTGLATNSIDYYKSTKALSNYAFDYYPGLRNQAVDSFPYAFARGVKEGAPFWVLEFMSGGGHRLSGSGRLQPNPGALKQAVMQSFAHGADMMLHFQFRSFPIGAEQLNYAIVDLDGVPRRRYFEMKDTAQELKQLEKLGAAEFRNQAAICFDYDTHWALRIKPVNDPVYHYLNYCTAFYQRLSEAGVNADVISLEQNFNKYKLLILPSAFLLDKKYRKKLKDYVKHGGILIATFLTSVKNEDNVGYTETLPAGLTDLFGVSVEEVEPVFDRNKTSVRLTTKAGYKDSADSMWSELLAATEDKTALFMASYLEDYKTGAGVFSKNAYGEGFAYYLGTELDKETMRDFLTEVCTEHGLFKNPITAKGAGEGLEVVHRTYEGKDLYYIFNFSGKELKIDCPGCYRDCVSKEKITDSCVIERSGYRVLLTE from the coding sequence ATGGTTAATAATATGTATTATGGCGTTTCTTATTACCCGGAACATAAAACAAAAGAAGAACTGACACATGACATGAATCTTCTGAAAGAATCAGGAATTAATACCGTAAGAATGGGGGAATTTGCCTGGTGCAGATTTGAACCTATTGAAGGCGAATATTACTTTGAATGGCTTGATGAAGTGGTGGAGGAATTAGGGAAGTGCGGAATCAAAACGATTGTCTGTACCCCTACGGCCTGCCCTCCTGCCTGGCTGGTAGAAAAACATCCCGACCTATTATATATGGATAACCGGGGAATAAGAAGACCCTTTGGAGGACGGAGACATTATTGTTACAATCATAAAGCTTATAGAGAATACTCAAGACGCATTGCAGAGGAAATCGGTAAGCATTATGGGCAGAATCCATATGTAGCAGGCTTTCAGTTAGATAATGAGCCGGCACAGGAGGGCACTGGAAGATGTACCTGTCCGGTATGCCGGGAAAAATTCAGAAACTGGCTGATGGTAAAATACAAAACGATAGAAGCATTCAATCAGCGCAGCGGTGGTATCTTCTGGTCACAGGAATATAACTCCTTTCAACAGATAAATCCTCCGGTGAATACTATAGAAGTAGGAGCTATGCAGTCTATTAATGCTTTTTATGAGAATCCTACGATTCGTCTGGAATTTGAAAGGTTCTCCAGTGACAGCCAGATAGAATATCAGGATATTCAGACAGAAATCCTAAGAGCTTATACAGCTCTGCCTATCACCACCAATGGCACGGGACTGGCAACCAACAGCATCGATTATTACAAAAGTACAAAAGCCTTAAGTAATTATGCTTTTGACTATTATCCCGGTTTAAGGAATCAGGCAGTCGATTCCTTTCCTTATGCCTTTGCCAGAGGGGTTAAGGAGGGAGCACCTTTTTGGGTACTTGAATTCATGTCAGGCGGCGGGCACCGCTTAAGCGGTTCTGGCAGATTACAGCCAAATCCCGGTGCCTTAAAGCAGGCAGTCATGCAAAGCTTTGCCCATGGCGCAGATATGATGCTGCACTTTCAATTCAGAAGCTTTCCCATAGGAGCGGAACAACTTAATTACGCCATCGTTGACTTAGACGGAGTGCCTCGGAGAAGGTACTTTGAAATGAAGGATACGGCGCAGGAATTAAAGCAGCTTGAGAAACTAGGAGCCGCAGAATTTAGGAACCAAGCAGCCATCTGCTTTGATTATGATACCCACTGGGCACTACGTATAAAACCGGTAAATGACCCGGTATATCATTACTTAAATTATTGTACTGCCTTTTACCAAAGGTTAAGTGAAGCAGGGGTAAATGCCGACGTAATATCCTTAGAACAGAACTTTAATAAGTATAAGCTTTTAATTCTGCCCTCTGCCTTTCTTCTTGACAAAAAATACCGGAAGAAATTAAAGGACTACGTAAAGCATGGAGGAATTTTAATTGCTACGTTCTTAACCAGTGTAAAAAATGAAGATAATGTAGGCTATACAGAAACCCTTCCGGCAGGACTAACAGACCTTTTTGGAGTTAGTGTAGAGGAGGTGGAGCCGGTTTTTGACAGGAACAAAACCTCCGTCAGGCTGACAACAAAGGCCGGCTATAAAGATAGTGCCGACAGTATGTGGAGTGAACTGTTAGCAGCTACAGAAGACAAAACTGCTTTGTTCATGGCTTCCTATCTGGAAGATTATAAAACCGGAGCGGGTGTATTTTCAAAGAATGCATACGGAGAAGGCTTTGCTTATTACCTGGGAACAGAACTGGACAAAGAGACCATGAGGGATTTTCTTACAGAGGTATGTACGGAACATGGATTATTTAAAAACCCTATAACTGCCAAAGGAGCAGGAGAGGGATTAGAAGTAGTTCATCGGACTTATGAAGGGAAGGACTTATATTATATCTTTAATTTTAGTGGTAAGGAGTTAAAGATTGATTGTCCCGGATGTTACAGGGATTGTGTAAGCAAAGAAAAAATAACCGATAGCTGTGTGATAGAAAGAAGTGGGTATAGAGTGTTACTTACGGAGTAG
- a CDS encoding winged helix-turn-helix transcriptional regulator: protein MGMSAYKGQVKNIKDTPFGYTLSVIGGKWKMVIIYLLAENQPVRFNDLKRQIGSITFKVLSSQLKELELDGLIDRKEYPQIPPKVEYRLTAKAETLLPVLEGLCEWGAKNQNK, encoded by the coding sequence ATGGGAATGTCTGCATATAAGGGACAAGTAAAAAATATTAAAGATACACCTTTTGGATACACCTTGTCAGTGATTGGCGGTAAATGGAAAATGGTTATCATATACCTTTTGGCAGAAAATCAGCCAGTCCGCTTTAATGACCTAAAAAGGCAAATTGGCTCGATTACATTTAAAGTATTGAGTTCGCAACTAAAAGAATTGGAATTAGACGGCTTGATAGACCGAAAAGAGTATCCCCAAATTCCTCCTAAAGTTGAGTACCGTCTGACCGCTAAGGCAGAAACGCTCTTACCTGTTTTGGAAGGATTATGCGAATGGGGCGCAAAGAATCAAAATAAATAA
- a CDS encoding RidA family protein, which yields MANIKTYNHNLWDHGISQAYSVNGTIYISGQFSHDLEGTFIGEGDIEMQSRQTFKNIDQVLAEFGVTKYNLAYVEIYLADASNHSDSVIKLFKEYLGQHRPAGTLVGVPYFAFPAQLIEISAVAYIN from the coding sequence ATGGCTAACATTAAAACTTATAATCATAATCTTTGGGATCATGGCATTTCCCAAGCCTACAGCGTTAATGGCACAATCTATATCTCTGGGCAATTTTCCCACGATTTGGAGGGCACATTTATAGGCGAGGGTGATATTGAAATGCAATCTCGCCAGACATTTAAAAATATCGACCAGGTGCTAGCGGAATTTGGTGTCACGAAATACAACCTCGCTTATGTGGAAATTTATCTGGCCGATGCTAGTAATCACTCGGATTCCGTCATTAAGTTGTTTAAGGAATACTTAGGACAGCACCGTCCGGCGGGAACACTTGTAGGAGTGCCGTACTTTGCTTTTCCGGCACAATTAATTGAAATAAGTGCTGTCGCATATATAAACTAA
- a CDS encoding AraC family transcriptional regulator, with translation MDKFNEKEKLFSRESFAAAIQILNRSAISLIDIRHNLISQEESVRSYLLPASAFLFTGGKGEVFLNDTAYSVERFGLFHGGKGTELTIQPRCDWLEYYLVLYKAVEPSFHKSEYIRLLEQVNPFRQQYGFVPKNPIFFSEELRNMFEKWKGATPLNLFYGKAAFYRFIYEVYEELEQGSIHIFEPDVIIMARQYLERYYMEPISINELSSMLGISYSHFHRSFKQQTGKSPQKYLIDTRLTAAMKLLQNSQASIGEIADFCGFQDERNLQRMFSKNIGITPHAYRENMSHYLRDNDLTNLIPFPYNEESQVRLDELKRKGATSMLKQIRSTMVVAAMLSLLLLTACSTTTTNKNDTAPTPTAAATAQETENTEPVEEGTKTIHMDYGDVEIPANPERVVVIFVQGDLLALGVTPVATSFNDDAIFENQAQEITVIDAFSINEEEIMALDPDLILWNTEDEAVYQSLSKIAPTLARDYFSMDYQERLRFFGEVLNRSDKAEELIQDFENKIADTKQQLADNGLSDKSVLCIQNREEGVLSASWFGRGAKLIYDLLDFKVPDKLQEAMSDSKYAKNGSVELSYEVINEYAGDYILVNGSLGELENNEIWKNLPAVKENQLIEAPTNMFWFNDILTMNAQLDLVLDSMLGTAPSN, from the coding sequence ATGGATAAATTTAATGAAAAAGAGAAACTGTTTTCCAGAGAGAGCTTTGCCGCTGCTATCCAGATTTTAAACCGGTCAGCTATCTCTCTTATTGATATACGTCATAACTTAATATCTCAGGAGGAATCTGTTCGCAGCTACCTACTTCCTGCCAGTGCCTTCCTTTTCACTGGTGGTAAAGGGGAAGTATTCTTAAATGACACTGCCTATAGTGTTGAGCGCTTCGGTCTGTTCCATGGAGGGAAAGGAACAGAATTGACTATACAGCCTCGATGTGATTGGCTGGAGTACTATCTGGTACTTTATAAGGCTGTAGAACCCTCCTTTCACAAAAGTGAATATATCCGGCTGTTAGAACAAGTAAATCCCTTCCGCCAGCAATACGGCTTTGTCCCAAAGAATCCCATCTTCTTTTCAGAAGAATTGAGAAATATGTTTGAAAAATGGAAAGGGGCAACACCACTGAATTTATTTTATGGAAAAGCCGCCTTTTATCGTTTTATCTATGAAGTGTATGAGGAGTTGGAGCAAGGCAGTATCCATATCTTCGAACCGGACGTCATTATAATGGCAAGGCAATATCTTGAGCGATATTATATGGAGCCAATTTCTATTAATGAATTGTCCTCAATGCTTGGTATCAGTTACAGTCACTTTCATCGCAGCTTTAAACAGCAAACCGGGAAAAGTCCTCAAAAGTATCTGATCGACACACGCTTAACAGCGGCTATGAAGCTGCTTCAAAACAGTCAGGCATCCATTGGTGAAATTGCTGATTTTTGCGGTTTTCAGGATGAACGCAATCTACAGCGGATGTTTTCAAAGAATATAGGTATCACTCCCCATGCCTATAGAGAGAACATGTCGCATTACTTGAGAGATAATGACCTTACAAATCTCATTCCTTTTCCGTATAATGAGGAGAGTCAAGTTAGACTTGACGAACTTAAGAGAAAAGGAGCAACTTCTATGTTAAAACAAATAAGAAGTACAATGGTTGTGGCGGCAATGCTTTCCCTTCTGCTGCTTACGGCATGCAGCACAACTACAACAAATAAAAACGATACGGCACCAACCCCCACGGCAGCAGCTACAGCACAGGAAACAGAGAATACTGAGCCGGTGGAAGAAGGCACGAAAACCATTCATATGGACTACGGAGATGTGGAGATACCAGCTAACCCTGAGCGAGTGGTCGTTATTTTTGTACAAGGAGATTTACTGGCACTTGGAGTGACACCTGTTGCAACCTCTTTCAATGATGACGCAATCTTTGAAAATCAGGCACAAGAGATTACAGTCATTGATGCGTTTTCCATAAATGAGGAAGAGATTATGGCACTTGACCCTGATCTGATTTTATGGAATACCGAAGATGAAGCGGTTTATCAATCTCTTTCAAAAATTGCCCCTACCTTAGCCCGCGACTATTTTTCAATGGATTATCAAGAAAGACTTCGTTTTTTTGGAGAAGTACTAAACCGTTCAGACAAGGCAGAAGAACTGATTCAGGACTTTGAAAATAAAATAGCTGATACAAAGCAGCAGCTTGCTGACAATGGATTAAGTGATAAGAGCGTCTTGTGTATTCAGAATAGGGAGGAGGGTGTTCTCTCGGCTTCCTGGTTTGGAAGAGGTGCCAAGTTAATTTATGACCTGCTAGACTTTAAGGTGCCTGATAAATTACAAGAGGCAATGAGTGACAGCAAGTATGCCAAAAACGGAAGTGTGGAATTATCTTATGAAGTAATCAATGAATATGCCGGTGATTATATTCTTGTGAATGGTTCCTTAGGTGAATTAGAGAATAATGAGATTTGGAAGAACCTTCCGGCAGTAAAGGAAAATCAACTTATCGAAGCTCCTACTAATATGTTTTGGTTTAATGATATCTTAACTATGAATGCCCAGTTAGATTTAGTTCTTGATTCTATGTTGGGAACTGCCCCAAGTAATTAA
- a CDS encoding contractile injection system protein, VgrG/Pvc8 family encodes MHEAITSGEIKVSPFDFISIQKLKITAGINEHSSLYLVGLLPDTQKDKDLYTDHETPIVVSIESQLQSKTIFCGMITEIKVTAVANYYELHVKAKSYTYLMDIKKHKRSFQDVQLSWHQLIRQIVKTYPQGSCIFNTEEEATKRIWVQYSETDWEFIKRVASYYHLGLFPYISQTGTRFYIGATEYGNQTIDSKEYMAVSQLEQFEYMKEHEKLNVKEADYLMYTLKSNEFIELGEKVQFKKKSYYNQSLTYQLVNGVVENTYVLVKKNGLKQPRSYGNKLTGVSIEGKVLAVSGDKVKVHLEIDKEQNKSTAHWFPYSTPAASPDGSGWYFMPEVKDSVRVYFPGNEENEAFAISSIRETGGNPEVKYIQTIYDKKVMFTKDSVIISADGQATVTLSKNGGISISGGSISINASQSITMRSEDTMNISAADSVTLQSDQGGKVILNDSGEIKLNGTEVKIN; translated from the coding sequence ATGCACGAAGCTATTACCAGTGGAGAAATTAAAGTCTCGCCCTTTGATTTTATATCCATTCAGAAATTAAAAATAACAGCAGGTATTAATGAACACAGCTCTTTATATTTGGTAGGACTTCTTCCAGATACGCAGAAGGATAAAGACTTATATACGGATCATGAAACGCCAATCGTTGTATCAATCGAGTCACAATTACAAAGTAAAACAATTTTTTGCGGGATGATAACAGAGATTAAAGTGACAGCCGTTGCGAATTATTATGAGCTTCATGTAAAAGCAAAAAGTTATACCTATTTAATGGATATAAAAAAGCATAAGCGTTCTTTCCAAGATGTGCAGTTGTCCTGGCATCAACTAATACGTCAGATTGTAAAAACATATCCACAGGGGTCTTGTATTTTTAATACAGAGGAGGAAGCAACCAAACGGATATGGGTGCAATATTCTGAAACAGATTGGGAATTCATAAAAAGAGTTGCTTCCTATTATCACCTTGGATTGTTTCCATACATATCACAAACTGGAACCAGATTTTATATAGGTGCGACAGAGTACGGAAATCAAACAATCGATAGTAAAGAGTATATGGCGGTAAGTCAGTTGGAACAATTTGAGTATATGAAGGAACATGAAAAACTGAATGTAAAAGAAGCGGATTACCTTATGTATACCCTGAAAAGCAATGAATTTATAGAACTAGGGGAGAAGGTTCAGTTTAAGAAAAAGAGCTATTATAATCAAAGCCTAACCTATCAGCTAGTGAATGGAGTAGTGGAAAATACATATGTATTGGTAAAAAAGAATGGATTGAAACAGCCCAGAAGCTACGGGAACAAATTAACAGGAGTATCTATAGAAGGAAAAGTACTTGCTGTATCAGGGGATAAGGTTAAGGTTCATCTAGAGATTGATAAGGAGCAAAACAAAAGTACTGCACATTGGTTTCCGTATTCTACACCCGCAGCCTCCCCGGATGGAAGCGGGTGGTATTTTATGCCGGAGGTAAAGGATTCGGTTCGGGTATATTTTCCTGGCAATGAAGAAAATGAAGCATTTGCAATCAGCAGTATTCGAGAAACAGGCGGAAATCCTGAGGTGAAATATATTCAGACAATTTATGATAAAAAAGTTATGTTTACGAAGGATAGTGTTATCATATCCGCAGATGGACAAGCCACTGTTACCTTAAGTAAAAATGGCGGAATCTCCATATCGGGCGGAAGTATAAGTATCAACGCAAGTCAATCCATTACTATGAGGTCAGAAGATACGATGAACATTTCCGCAGCAGACAGTGTGACCCTTCAAAGTGACCAGGGTGGTAAAGTAATCTTAAATGACAGCGGGGAAATTAAATTAAACGGTACGGAAGTAAAAATTAATTAG
- a CDS encoding DUF4280 domain-containing protein → MAIAYVVDGATIQCSFGIGESKLNKTIDNKVKIHDQTILTVADNQPFTNIKPFSACTCKKNPAVMAGEEASLTCNPNICMKWTKGKTDITVNEGCVLVSESTIFCIYGGKIEITDDGQRKGSAS, encoded by the coding sequence ATGGCAATAGCCTATGTGGTGGATGGCGCAACCATTCAATGCTCTTTTGGGATAGGAGAGAGCAAATTAAATAAAACCATAGACAATAAGGTTAAGATTCATGATCAAACCATTCTAACGGTGGCAGATAATCAGCCTTTTACGAATATTAAACCCTTTTCTGCCTGCACTTGTAAGAAAAATCCTGCTGTAATGGCAGGGGAGGAAGCATCCTTAACCTGTAATCCTAACATTTGCATGAAATGGACAAAAGGAAAAACAGATATTACGGTGAATGAAGGGTGTGTTCTCGTTAGTGAAAGTACAATATTTTGTATCTATGGCGGAAAGATAGAGATAACAGATGACGGACAAAGAAAGGGTAGTGCAAGTTAA
- a CDS encoding pentapeptide repeat-containing protein, whose protein sequence is MERKMNHLEEQYYQTEMKPVLQEVQKELLKKLVEQEEQLKKQTFQSIEALSEKIRAVQNQQEYKVAFLHFTPLQIGFWQDTYEIAVTAYSKAWYQETGVHESYYVPYLYEKLTESKVEFRKSIQKYVGKIRKSSIDYYLLEEYYSYNQYFIYFFMKWFLQLEEAECFQKLPKESNVLVTWGAYKDKARIVYAYDESEKSQEMFHQLLLKQDPAKLLFTNWNGMEIQHAVVEYKNMSGISFKKTRLQDIKFEQSFLVGANFKNSELKDCTFVNCDLKMSDFTGCTLWQVCFINCELTEVLWKDAVFHDVEVQTGESVKKIQEERYV, encoded by the coding sequence ATGGAACGAAAGATGAATCACTTAGAAGAGCAGTACTATCAAACAGAGATGAAGCCAGTCTTACAGGAGGTTCAAAAGGAGCTATTAAAGAAGCTGGTAGAACAGGAAGAACAGCTAAAAAAGCAAACTTTCCAATCAATTGAAGCTCTTTCTGAAAAAATAAGAGCTGTGCAAAATCAACAGGAATATAAAGTGGCTTTTCTTCACTTTACACCCTTGCAAATCGGATTCTGGCAAGATACCTATGAGATTGCGGTAACTGCATATAGTAAGGCTTGGTATCAGGAAACCGGAGTTCATGAATCCTATTATGTTCCCTATCTTTACGAAAAGCTTACAGAAAGCAAAGTGGAATTCAGAAAAAGCATCCAGAAATATGTAGGGAAAATAAGAAAAAGTTCTATTGATTATTATTTATTAGAGGAGTACTACTCATATAATCAATACTTTATTTATTTTTTCATGAAATGGTTTCTCCAATTGGAGGAAGCGGAGTGCTTTCAGAAGCTTCCTAAGGAAAGTAATGTCTTGGTGACCTGGGGAGCTTATAAGGATAAAGCAAGAATTGTATATGCCTATGACGAATCAGAAAAAAGCCAGGAAATGTTTCATCAGCTCTTGTTAAAACAAGATCCTGCAAAGCTATTGTTTACCAACTGGAACGGCATGGAGATACAACATGCGGTAGTGGAATATAAGAATATGTCAGGAATCTCCTTTAAGAAGACAAGGTTACAGGATATAAAGTTTGAGCAAAGCTTTTTGGTAGGGGCAAATTTTAAGAACAGTGAGCTTAAGGATTGCACTTTTGTGAATTGTGATTTAAAGATGAGTGATTTTACAGGTTGTACGTTATGGCAGGTTTGCTTTATAAACTGTGAGTTAACGGAAGTTCTTTGGAAGGATGCGGTATTTCACGATGTAGAGGTACAAACAGGGGAGAGTGTTAAGAAGATTCAGGAGGAGAGGTATGTTTAG
- a CDS encoding CdiA C-terminal domain-containing protein, producing MISSIIGAIHSVTPIDIDLTIPPFSADIPKDIGVTIFPKPIIDIPEVESIPATERESGVIIENPPYIPKSIIDIFPEHLNEGDTIIGMDGGNGVGEGSGKVTKPSDLPNSNAKPKGNYAPNDTPGYIRQNESADLLSQNGYKVEMLDEVPGGNGYGVKETSNPDLLIENKVYDSYAPKAETSTKTIVRELSGKTKNQAPNIVLNLDDYAGNVDELITVIKQKATPSGDLKRLEDLKIIKDGKIINIFTD from the coding sequence ATGATATCATCAATAATAGGAGCAATTCATAGTGTAACCCCGATAGACATAGATTTAACGATACCACCATTTTCAGCGGATATACCAAAGGATATCGGTGTTACGATATTTCCAAAACCAATTATAGATATTCCAGAGGTAGAATCCATACCGGCAACGGAAAGGGAGAGCGGTGTAATAATTGAAAATCCTCCGTATATACCTAAGAGTATAATTGATATATTCCCAGAGCATTTGAATGAAGGGGATACGATTATCGGGATGGATGGAGGGAATGGAGTGGGTGAGGGTTCGGGGAAGGTTACAAAGCCTAGTGACTTACCTAATTCAAACGCCAAGCCAAAAGGAAATTATGCACCAAATGATACACCTGGATATATTAGGCAAAATGAGTCGGCAGATTTACTTTCTCAAAATGGTTATAAAGTTGAAATGCTAGACGAAGTACCAGGTGGTAATGGTTATGGTGTTAAAGAAACATCTAATCCAGATCTTCTTATCGAAAATAAAGTGTATGATTCTTATGCTCCAAAAGCCGAAACAAGTACGAAAACAATTGTCAGAGAATTGTCAGGTAAAACTAAAAATCAAGCACCTAATATAGTACTGAACTTAGATGATTATGCTGGAAACGTTGATGAATTGATAACTGTGATTAAGCAAAAGGCAACTCCTAGTGGAGATCTAAAAAGACTAGAAGATTTGAAAATTATTAAGGATGGGAAAATTATAAATATTTTTACTGATTAA
- a CDS encoding pentapeptide repeat-containing protein, with protein MERKMNHLEEQYYQTEMKPVLQEVQKELLKKLVEQEEQLKKQTFQSIEALSEKIRAVQNQQEYKVAFLHFTPLQIGLWQDTYEIAVTAYSKAWYQETGVHASYYVPYLYEKLTESKGEFKKGIQKYVGKIRKSSIDYYLLEEYSLYNQYFIYFFMKWFLQLEEAECFQKLPKESNVLVTWGAYKDKARIVYAYDESEKSQDMFHQLLFKQDPAKLLFTNWNGMEIQHAVVEYKNMSGISFKKTRLQDIKFEQSFLVGANFKNSELKDCTFVNCDLKMSDFTGCTLWQVCFINCELTEVLWKDAVFHDVEVQTGESVKKIQEERYV; from the coding sequence ATGGAACGAAAGATGAATCACTTAGAAGAACAGTACTATCAAACAGAGATGAAGCCAGTCTTACAGGAGGTTCAAAAGGAGCTATTAAAGAAGCTGGTAGAACAGGAAGAACAGCTAAAAAAGCAAACTTTCCAATCAATTGAAGCTCTTTCTGAAAAAATAAGAGCTGTGCAAAATCAACAGGAATATAAAGTGGCATTCCTTCACTTTACACCCTTGCAAATCGGATTATGGCAAGATACCTATGAGATTGCGGTAACTGCATATAGTAAGGCTTGGTATCAGGAAACTGGTGTCCATGCATCCTATTATGTTCCCTATCTTTACGAAAAGCTTACAGAAAGCAAAGGGGAATTTAAGAAAGGCATCCAGAAATATGTAGGGAAAATAAGAAAAAGCTCCATTGATTATTATTTGTTAGAGGAGTACTCCTTATATAATCAATACTTTATTTATTTTTTTATGAAATGGTTTCTCCAATTGGAGGAAGCGGAGTGCTTTCAGAAGCTTCCTAAGGAAAGTAATGTCCTAGTAACCTGGGGAGCTTATAAGGATAAAGCAAGAATTGTATATGCCTATGACGAATCAGAAAAAAGCCAGGATATGTTTCATCAGCTCTTGTTTAAACAAGATCCTGCAAAGCTATTGTTTACCAACTGGAACGGCATGGAGATACAACATGCGGTAGTGGAATATAAGAATATGTCAGGAATCTCCTTTAAGAAGACAAGGTTACAGGATATAAAGTTTGAGCAAAGCTTTTTGGTAGGGGCAAATTTTAAGAACAGTGAGCTTAAGGATTGCACTTTTGTAAATTGTGATTTAAAGATGAGTGACTTTACAGGTTGTACGTTATGGCAGGTTTGCTTTATAAACTGTGAGTTAACGGAAGTTCTTTGGAAGGATGCGGTATTTCACGATGTAGAGGTACAAACAGGGGAGAGTGTTAAGAAGATTCAGGAGGAGAGGTATGTTTAG
- a CDS encoding ABC transporter substrate-binding protein: MKKVSIIKRISIISSLLFMLVILSACKSASSRDSGTGTDTVVIEKADDTKSDSKIEDTETTEQEGTGTRIVSTPNGDIEVPNHPKRIAVQYIIGDVIELGVIPVGISEVYEGAAYSELVTETEDLGHHAEWDPESLMELEPDLILVIVQEDVDKFSKIAPTVCIAYDELSMEERISLIGDLLNKKDEAANAINEYYANLEKAKKKLTEAGFQEYTISIFEGGLSNMTVMGDKFGTGAIAYKSLGLKAPEKVQSDIIEKDGFRESVSFEVLTEFAGDFIIRNSYEGMDDLTQNEIWNSIPAIKNNRFINMEFGLSFYTDIYSANAQINFVTEALINAVNESK; encoded by the coding sequence ATGAAAAAAGTAAGTATAATCAAAAGAATTAGTATAATATCATCCCTTCTATTTATGTTAGTAATACTGTCAGCCTGCAAATCAGCCTCGAGTAGGGATTCTGGTACAGGTACTGATACTGTCGTAATAGAGAAGGCAGATGATACAAAAAGTGATAGCAAAATAGAAGATACAGAAACCACAGAGCAGGAAGGTACGGGAACAAGGATTGTAAGTACACCAAATGGTGATATAGAAGTACCGAATCATCCGAAGCGAATCGCAGTTCAATATATTATAGGTGATGTGATTGAACTTGGAGTGATTCCGGTAGGAATATCAGAGGTATACGAGGGAGCGGCATATTCAGAGCTTGTAACTGAGACAGAAGATTTAGGCCACCATGCCGAATGGGATCCGGAAAGTCTGATGGAGTTGGAGCCGGATTTGATTTTGGTAATCGTACAAGAAGATGTTGATAAATTTTCAAAGATAGCACCAACCGTATGTATTGCTTATGATGAACTATCCATGGAGGAGAGAATATCATTAATTGGGGATTTACTGAATAAAAAAGACGAAGCGGCTAATGCAATAAATGAGTACTATGCGAATTTAGAAAAAGCAAAAAAGAAATTAACTGAGGCAGGCTTTCAAGAGTATACCATATCAATCTTTGAAGGTGGTTTAAGCAATATGACAGTAATGGGGGATAAATTCGGAACTGGAGCAATTGCTTACAAATCGTTAGGATTAAAAGCTCCTGAGAAGGTGCAGTCAGATATAATTGAAAAGGACGGTTTCAGAGAAAGTGTTTCTTTTGAAGTTCTGACAGAATTTGCTGGAGATTTTATTATTCGTAACTCCTATGAAGGAATGGATGATTTGACTCAAAATGAAATATGGAACAGCATTCCTGCAATTAAAAATAATCGTTTCATCAATATGGAATTTGGTTTAAGCTTTTATACCGATATATATTCGGCCAATGCACAGATTAATTTTGTGACAGAGGCATTAATTAATGCAGTGAATGAATCGAAATAA